One Brassica oleracea var. oleracea cultivar TO1000 chromosome C7, BOL, whole genome shotgun sequence genomic window carries:
- the LOC106301839 gene encoding sulfate transporter 3.1 isoform X2 produces MGTVDYTFPQGADEPHRRHHTVEAPEPQPFLKSLQYSVKETLFPDDPFRQFKNQNASRKVVLGLQYFFPICEWAPRYNLKLFKSDLIAGITIASLAIPQGISYAKLANLPPILGLYSSFVPPLVYAVLGSSRDLAVGTTAVGSLLMGAMLSKEVNAEKDPKLYLHLAFTATFFAGVLEASLGIFRLGFIVDFLSHATIVGFMGGAATVVSLQQLKGIFGLKHFTEATDIISVMRSVFSQTHQSTKKPNFFWVAAMTPLTSVILGSLLVYFTHAERHGVQVIGNLKKGLNPLSLSDMVFTSPYMSTAVKTGIITGIIALAEGIAVGRSFAMFKNYNIDGNKEMLAFGMMNIVGSLTSCYLTTGPFSRSAVNFNAGCKTVVSNIVMAIAVMFTLLFLTPLFHYTPLVVLSSIIISAMLGLIDYQAAIHLWNVDKFDFLVCMSAYFGVVFGSVEIGLVVAVAISIARLLLFMSRPRTAIKGNIPNSMIYRNTEQYPYSRTVPGLLILEIDAPIYFANAGYLRERITRWINEEEERVKTSGENSLQYVILDMSAVGNIDTSGISMMEEIKKIIDRRALKLVLANPKGEVVKKLTRSKFIDDKLGREWMFLTVGEAVEACRFMLHTLKTEPASKGEPWNNV; encoded by the exons ATGGGAACGGTTGACTACACATTTCCTCAAGGAGCGGACGAGCCGCACCGTCGCCACCACACGGTGGAGGCTCCAGAGCCTCAGCCGTTCTTGAAGTCACTTCAGTACTCAGTGAAGGAGACTCTGTTTCCAGACGATCCTTTCAGACAATTCAAGAACCAGAACGCATCAAGAAAAGTTGTACTAGGCCTCCAATACTTCTTCCCAATATGTGAATGGGCTCCACGCTACAATCTCAAGTTATTCAAATCAGATCTCATAGCCGGTATCACCATCGCTAGCCTAGCCATCCCACAGGGCATTAGTTACGCTAAACTCGCTAACTTGCCTCCCATTCTTGGCCTTT ACTCGAGTTTTGTTCCACCATTGGTGTACGCGGTGCTGGGGAGTTCAAGGGATTTGGCGGTGGGGACGACGGCGGTTGGGTCTCTGTTGATGGGTGCGATGCTTAGCAAAGAAGTTAACGCTGAGAAAGATCCTAAGCTCTACCTTCATCTTGCTTTCACAGCCACGTTTTTCGCAGGCGTTCTCGAAGCCTCCCTCGGCATTTTCAG GTTGGGATTCATAGTGGATTTTCTATCGCATGCAACAATAGTGGGATTCATGGGAGGAGCAGCGACGGTGGTGAGCCTGCAACAGCTTAAGGGTATATTTGGACTTAAACATTTCACAGAAGCCACTGATATTATCTCCGTCATGCGTTCCGTCTTCTCCCAAACTCACCAG AGCACGAAGAAACCAAATTTTTTTTGGGTGGCGGCAATGACTCCTTTGACCTCAGTAATTCTTGGAAGCCTCTTGGTTTACTTCACTCACGCTGAGAGACATGGTGTTCAAGTG ATAGGGAACCTGAAGAAAGGGTTGAATCCACTCTCCTTGTCTGATATGGTCTTTACTTCGCCTTACATGTCGACGGCTGTTAAAACTGGCATCATCACTGGGATCATAGCTCTCGCT GAAGGAATCGCTGTGGGAAGGAGCTTTGCGATGTTTAAGAACTACAACATAGACGGAAACAAAGAAATGCTCGCTTTTGGAATGATGAACATCGTTGGTTCCCTCACATCTTGTTACCTCACAACCG GACCATTTTCGAGATCGGCCGTGAACTTCAACGCGGGTTGCAAGACTGTGGTGTCGAACATAGTGATGGCTATTGCTGTTATGTTCACATTGCTCTTCCTTACGCCGCTTTTCCACTACACACCACTCGTCGTCCTCTCCTCCATCATCATATCCGCAATGCTTGGACTCATCGACTACCAAGCTGCTATTCATCTCTGGAATGTCGACAAATTCGACTTCCTTGTCTGCATGAGCGCTTACTTTGGGGTCGTATTCGGTAGTGTCGAGATCGGACTTGTTGTAGCA GTGGCAATATCGATAGCAAGGTTGTTGCTATTCATGTCAAGGCCGAGAACTGCGATAAAGGGAAACATACCAAACAGCATGATCTATAGAAACACTGAGCAGTATCCTTACTCAAGAACCGTTCCTGGTCTTCTCATCTTGGAGATTGATGCACCCATCTACTTTGCCAACGCTGGTTACTTGCGTGAGAG AATCACAAGGTGGATCAACGAAGAAGAAGAAAGGGTCAAAACATCAGGAGAAAACAGTTTACAATATGTTATACTCGATATGTCCG CTGTCGGCAATATCGACACGAGTGGTATAAGCATGATGGAGGAAATTAAGAAAATCATCGACCGAAGAGCGTTGAAG CTAGTATTGGCAAATCCAAAAGGAGAAGTCGTAAAGAAACTGACCAGATCTAAATTCATCGATGACAAGTTGGGAAGAGAATGGATGTTTTTAACGGTTGGAGAAGCCGTGGAGGCTTGTAGGTTCATGCTTCACACTTTAAAAACCGAACCGGCCTCCAAAGGAGAGCCTTGGAACAACGTCTAG
- the LOC106301839 gene encoding sulfate transporter 3.1 isoform X1, whose product MGTVDYTFPQGADEPHRRHHTVEAPEPQPFLKSLQYSVKETLFPDDPFRQFKNQNASRKVVLGLQYFFPICEWAPRYNLKLFKSDLIAGITIASLAIPQGISYAKLANLPPILGLYSSFVPPLVYAVLGSSRDLAVGTTAVGSLLMGAMLSKEVNAEKDPKLYLHLAFTATFFAGVLEASLGIFRLGFIVDFLSHATIVGFMGGAATVVSLQQLKGIFGLKHFTEATDIISVMRSVFSQTHQWRWESGVLGCGFLFFLLSTRYFSTKKPNFFWVAAMTPLTSVILGSLLVYFTHAERHGVQVIGNLKKGLNPLSLSDMVFTSPYMSTAVKTGIITGIIALAEGIAVGRSFAMFKNYNIDGNKEMLAFGMMNIVGSLTSCYLTTGPFSRSAVNFNAGCKTVVSNIVMAIAVMFTLLFLTPLFHYTPLVVLSSIIISAMLGLIDYQAAIHLWNVDKFDFLVCMSAYFGVVFGSVEIGLVVAVAISIARLLLFMSRPRTAIKGNIPNSMIYRNTEQYPYSRTVPGLLILEIDAPIYFANAGYLRERITRWINEEEERVKTSGENSLQYVILDMSAVGNIDTSGISMMEEIKKIIDRRALKLVLANPKGEVVKKLTRSKFIDDKLGREWMFLTVGEAVEACRFMLHTLKTEPASKGEPWNNV is encoded by the exons ATGGGAACGGTTGACTACACATTTCCTCAAGGAGCGGACGAGCCGCACCGTCGCCACCACACGGTGGAGGCTCCAGAGCCTCAGCCGTTCTTGAAGTCACTTCAGTACTCAGTGAAGGAGACTCTGTTTCCAGACGATCCTTTCAGACAATTCAAGAACCAGAACGCATCAAGAAAAGTTGTACTAGGCCTCCAATACTTCTTCCCAATATGTGAATGGGCTCCACGCTACAATCTCAAGTTATTCAAATCAGATCTCATAGCCGGTATCACCATCGCTAGCCTAGCCATCCCACAGGGCATTAGTTACGCTAAACTCGCTAACTTGCCTCCCATTCTTGGCCTTT ACTCGAGTTTTGTTCCACCATTGGTGTACGCGGTGCTGGGGAGTTCAAGGGATTTGGCGGTGGGGACGACGGCGGTTGGGTCTCTGTTGATGGGTGCGATGCTTAGCAAAGAAGTTAACGCTGAGAAAGATCCTAAGCTCTACCTTCATCTTGCTTTCACAGCCACGTTTTTCGCAGGCGTTCTCGAAGCCTCCCTCGGCATTTTCAG GTTGGGATTCATAGTGGATTTTCTATCGCATGCAACAATAGTGGGATTCATGGGAGGAGCAGCGACGGTGGTGAGCCTGCAACAGCTTAAGGGTATATTTGGACTTAAACATTTCACAGAAGCCACTGATATTATCTCCGTCATGCGTTCCGTCTTCTCCCAAACTCACCAG TGGAGATGGGAGAGTGGCGTTCTCGGCTGTGGTTTCCTTTTCTTCCTTCTTTCCACCAGATATTTC AGCACGAAGAAACCAAATTTTTTTTGGGTGGCGGCAATGACTCCTTTGACCTCAGTAATTCTTGGAAGCCTCTTGGTTTACTTCACTCACGCTGAGAGACATGGTGTTCAAGTG ATAGGGAACCTGAAGAAAGGGTTGAATCCACTCTCCTTGTCTGATATGGTCTTTACTTCGCCTTACATGTCGACGGCTGTTAAAACTGGCATCATCACTGGGATCATAGCTCTCGCT GAAGGAATCGCTGTGGGAAGGAGCTTTGCGATGTTTAAGAACTACAACATAGACGGAAACAAAGAAATGCTCGCTTTTGGAATGATGAACATCGTTGGTTCCCTCACATCTTGTTACCTCACAACCG GACCATTTTCGAGATCGGCCGTGAACTTCAACGCGGGTTGCAAGACTGTGGTGTCGAACATAGTGATGGCTATTGCTGTTATGTTCACATTGCTCTTCCTTACGCCGCTTTTCCACTACACACCACTCGTCGTCCTCTCCTCCATCATCATATCCGCAATGCTTGGACTCATCGACTACCAAGCTGCTATTCATCTCTGGAATGTCGACAAATTCGACTTCCTTGTCTGCATGAGCGCTTACTTTGGGGTCGTATTCGGTAGTGTCGAGATCGGACTTGTTGTAGCA GTGGCAATATCGATAGCAAGGTTGTTGCTATTCATGTCAAGGCCGAGAACTGCGATAAAGGGAAACATACCAAACAGCATGATCTATAGAAACACTGAGCAGTATCCTTACTCAAGAACCGTTCCTGGTCTTCTCATCTTGGAGATTGATGCACCCATCTACTTTGCCAACGCTGGTTACTTGCGTGAGAG AATCACAAGGTGGATCAACGAAGAAGAAGAAAGGGTCAAAACATCAGGAGAAAACAGTTTACAATATGTTATACTCGATATGTCCG CTGTCGGCAATATCGACACGAGTGGTATAAGCATGATGGAGGAAATTAAGAAAATCATCGACCGAAGAGCGTTGAAG CTAGTATTGGCAAATCCAAAAGGAGAAGTCGTAAAGAAACTGACCAGATCTAAATTCATCGATGACAAGTTGGGAAGAGAATGGATGTTTTTAACGGTTGGAGAAGCCGTGGAGGCTTGTAGGTTCATGCTTCACACTTTAAAAACCGAACCGGCCTCCAAAGGAGAGCCTTGGAACAACGTCTAG